GATGGTTACAGTAGGAAATGTCGGGTCATACCAGATGATGATGCATCTATTTTAGTAGTAATATTTAAGAGTACTTTCACTTGTCACTTCTGTTCAGAGTAGAACAGTCACACTACTCTCTTTGAGTTCAATTGATTacaatagtaaaattttatttacatTAAGATGATATGTACACAAGAAAAAAGAAGTAATAAATATATGATCCCCACAATGAATCACCAAATTGCACAATTGAATGGGATACAGATTAAAATTAAGCCATTCCAGGGACCTATATTCACCTCCCCACAGCCAAGAAAATAATCCCAGAGAACCTCTACATCAATCGACCATCCTCGTTAGGTTCAACATTCATCCTCAAAACAGAAGCAGGAATATCTCGGGATAGAATGACATTTCCATCAACATCAACTGTACCATATGCAGCAAGATCACGTTCCACAATTCTGCAGAATCCTGGATTTTCGCCTCCTAATCTTACACCATAATACCACAGATGATTCTTAATACTGTAACCAGTCACTGACCTGGAGTATTTCGGAGAATTAGCAAACAGGCCAACAACTCTAGCAAAATTCAGCAAGTTTTCCACCAAACAAAAGACCATCACAAAAGGACTCCGGCCAGGCCGGTCTCTTCTTGGAAACTCAACATTCTTTCTTGCAGAATTATACTGTCTGGCTACGAGATATTCATattactgattttttttttttttgtttcccatccggtgtccagtgcccgcattggagccccgactaatccggatcgcgcgttgcagggcccattaaggtggagctcccaacaaagttttctccgtacccagggtcgaaccctcgacctctagtTAAGGGTCATATTACTGATTTAATAACCCTTTGGTAAGAGGAGAGTGAACTGAAAAATATTAACTTCTCTCTAAGCTACTACGATCTAACTGATTTGTATGACCTACTTCAGTTCAAATGGGTTGAATTGATTAATCTTCAGTTTTATGATTGGGGATTGGTAGATTATTTCAAACTGTAAAGGTAATAGGTTTATAAACAAGACCAAACACCAATAATTGAATCAAAGAATGATAAGAGTAATTAAAAAGATCATGGTGAAAGAAGAATGCTATCTACTAGATATATAGCAATTAGGTCGAACAAACTAAGAATGAGGTAATTTCTTTCTAGAATTAGCTCGTAAACCATTTGACAGTGACAGGCGTAAAAGAATTGTACTCAGAAACACCAATGAAGCTCTTACAAATGTGATTGTTCAAAAGAGAAACAACAACATTCAGTCTTATTTCGTAATTTAGTCGAATCTTTTCTATTACTACTTTGTTTCCATTTTATCACATTTGTCCAATTTATTCATTCAAGGTGAACTTTTTGTGCGTAGTGTTCCACAGAGATTGTTAAGAGTTTTATTCTTCACAATTTGTAAAATGAACCAACCCTCTGACTGAAGAATGAGAAACCTTATCGGCGTAATGACAATGATGCAGTGTATCCTGTACTAATACTAATTTGCTACTCGTATAATAATTTCTCCTCTGTTTTTTATCTGACCAGCATGAACTATGTTTAATACATACACCAATTTGCAGTTCTCTTGTAAACTGATTACAGATAAGTCCATGACAGAGAGGAGTTACCTGCTACAAGAAGGATCTTCCCCAGAATTATCACAAACCTTTTCAACTGCGTAGACAAGAAGTCCAAAACCGAGGTTATGGAGCCACACCTGCAATATCGGAAATTTCAATTACAAGAGTAAAACCAAGGATTAACCTATGACAACAACAATTGAattgatacaacaacaacaacaaacccagtgtattcccacatagtggggtctggggagggtaaaatgtacgcagtccataccactacctccgaagaagtagagaggtcaTTTTCCGATAGACCACCGACTCAGGAGCCATTGAATTGATGAACGTGCAAAATAAATGATAGCTTACATTCAATTTATTCAAGCAGAAAATGAGTTTGCGAGCAACATACAACAatgtataaaattatataaataatcattaaaCGGATAGCAGGAGTTCAGGCACAAATCAACATTCTTCTGCTTGTTACACTGCTTTCttgaataaatacaaatgcaacTTTTGAATAGCTAAATCACTGTGCTCAAGACATTCATTACACAAAAGGTTGCTATTTTTCACAGCTACATTGCAAGCAGTTTAAAATTAGGCACAAATATTTGAGTTGTGCTTGTAGAACAGTTACCTCCGTAGGAAAATGATGATAAGTTTTTTGAGGGAAATAGTGATAGTATGGGGGCAGATGAGGAACAATATCATGTTCATGTGTGACCCGAATTGTATTTGGTACCCATTTGCTATAGTAGGACGCAAAAGCAGCATTCCCGATTCGAGGTTGTCCAAATGTCATAACTGAAACATTCCGTGAGCCATAATTTACCTGGTAAGAATATATATTAAAGTCAATAGAACCACTAGCTCTTCTTTCTGGGGGCGAAGAGGGGGAAGAGGGGGTTCCTTTTATAACTATAAGTAGAACATCTACAACTGGATCAATagaaaatactccctccattcagTTTTACTCGTTACAAATAAAGATgacacacctattaagaaaaacaattaataacatgGTCATTAAACCATAGTACCTCTATTAAATGGTGTTTACATTGTGTCTTGAAATTAATGCGGAGAAAAAACAattaaagggtaaaataggaaaaaagttgtcttttctagatatgtcaaaaatgacaagtaaaagtagaaattcaattagaaaattagtgacaagtaaaagtgaacggagggagtattagtaAAAGAGAGCGAAAACACATTCTTATTAAatcataaattcataattaatgaaGCAATGTGGGAAATTGAGTCATGTAACTATTCGTCAGGTAGTGCAAAGGCAATAATGCTTACAAGGGTATTCTATAACCTGAACTATCTTATTGGAAAAGCAAGTCAAAGTATATAGATGATGGGAACTCATACAAAACAGCAGCAATATACATACTGTGAGATCCAATCCACAAAAAGCAGCCATGGCCCCTCCCATTGAATGTCCTGTCACCATAATGGGAATGTGTCCATACAGCTCTTTTGCTCTTTTAACAGCACTTAGCACTCCAGGGCGTAATGTTGTGTTGTGGTAAGCCGAATAAAATCCATGATGCACCTGTAAATAACTGACTTTAATCTTCCGGCAGAAAAGATGATTAATACACAAATCAGAAGCCTAATAGCTTTAAGTGTTGTACACTCACCATTGCATTTTCCATTCCAGGATATTCTATATCAAGTTGCTTCCAGAATAGATCAGCAATCCAATTCTGTATGCTGCATCAAAAAAGCACATGAACTTATAATCATCAATATGTTGGAGATGCATAAAACACAATGCAACTTTCCACGTGAAGCACAATCACACAGCAAAATCAAAAAGAATCTCTGAGCTACATTTCTGATTTCACAACTTATAGCCTGTCTGGCCAAGCTTCCCAAATCTGCTTATTCTGAAGAGGTGCTTCTGTCAGGAATGCTTCTCAAAAAAGTATGTTTGGAGATTAGCAGTTTCTGATTGGCTAATCAATTTGAAAAGCACTTTTTCCAATATTAGAAACTTCTGCTGCTACTCAAAAATACTTGGTTTTTCATAAAAGCATGGCCAAACACCTAAACTCTCTAAAATAAGCACTTGCCCTTTCCAGAAGCTTGGCTAAACAAGCAAATAGACATGAAAGGTCTGGTCAACTTCCCAGTCCCTCCACCTTCATTTTATTCTCCTCCATTAAAGAAAGAAAGCTGAATTACTTGAACTTCTCCTCCTCTACCTTGAACAATGACAAGACCTCTCTTCCCTATCATCTGAAGTTAATGGCATTAACTTTAAATGCCcgtctaaccaaaagaaaacttcTTTTTATGTGTGCCCTTATTCTTTAGCTGGGTTCGACTGGGAAGCGGAAAGCGGTAGGGGTAGAGCTAGAAGCTGGCATACAAATTCGCCCGAACTCAGTAGCTTTAATTCATACCATGTATTTGTATTAAGAAACTTGCTAAATATGCGTGTGGGGGGGGAATGTAACAGCTCGGTGCACTAAGATTATACTTAGAACCCAGTAACTAATACCTAATGTTATCCACAATGAGAATCTTATGATCCAACATTAACTCCTGGTAATGGCTTTGAAGATCAAGAGGGAGAGGAAGAAGAGGATTGTGGATGATCGGCCAAGGATCAAATGGGTAGCTTGACTATGGCCAGTGCCTTGGAGCTGGGGGAGAAGTTGATAGTATGGGGCTTAGAGGAGTAGTGGGGATGCGGACGGTATGTAGAATAGGACTACTAGTTGCATTAGGAAAGCGGCTAAAGAGGTGTTGGGATCTTGAGAGGCCGTTTTGGTGGGCATCGAGGTGACTGATGGTGGAATGGAGAATTTCAAGGGAAGGTGGAGGCAAAGAAGGTGGCATATGcaaagttggtggaaagtaaggacaaTGAAGAGAAACAGATGAATAGGGAAAGGTATAGGATGGCGAGGAAGGAGTCTAAGTAATCAATTACGGGATCAAAAATGGCATCTTTGAACACTTGTATGCATTGTTATCAAAGGCGCGCTTAAGCCCTAAAGTGAGGCTCAAAACGTGTTGAGCGCTTCGCCTCGCTTTATGTGCGCTTCACTGTCATCATCAAGTTTCGAAGGCATACTTTTCCTTGCCAATGAGTCTCTTCTGAAGAGagacactaaacaattgatatttcaattTATCGTAATTGTTATTCAATTTCTTTGTTCACATATTTGTCGttcatgcttataattattagtcttggactaaaCATAAATATTTGTACTTATTCTCCCTTTGCgccttttttcattaaagcatATACTTTTATTGCGCTTTGCACTTAAGCCCCGACAAGCCTTAGAGCTTTCTTGCGCTTTTCGCTTTTGATAGCACTGCTTGTATGCAAAATTAGAGGACAAGGGCAGGAATAAGAAGTTGAACAAGCTAGCCAAGGCCAGAGAGAGGAGGGCTTATGAATGGACCcagtgaagtgcatcaaggatGAGGACGACAAAATACTGAGGCACCCATTAAACAGAGATGGCAACCATACTTTGATAAACTCCTGAACGAAGAAAAAGGCACAGTGCTGAGGAGTTGGAACATTCAAAGAGATGTCACAACTCACAATTGTGGGTATTGTAAGCGCATAAGGGTTGACGAGGTTAAGGGTGTTGCTCTTAGGATGCATAGGGATAAAGCAATCTGTCCAGATGAGATCCCAACAGAATTTTGGAAGAGAGCATAAAGGACATGTATGGAGTGGCTGACTGAGTTATTTAATGTCGTTTTCAAAACAAAGAAGGATTTTGTTTTTAAAGGATAGTTGATTAAGTACAATGATGTTGTACTGTACAAGGATAAGGGTGACATTTAGAATTCCAACAATTATACTGATATAAAGCTCCTAAGCCAAGCTATGAGGTTTGGGAGAGAGTAATAAAGATGAGGGTGAAGAAGGAAGTAACAATTTCCAAAAATCAGTTCGGATTCATGTCGGGGCGATCAACTACAAAAGTCATTCATCTTGTACCAAAATTGGTGGAGCAATATATGGAGAGGAAGGACTAACACATGGTATTTACCCACCTagaaaaggcttacgacaaaatcccaagggaggttctttggagttGTTTATAGGTTGTACCTGTGGCATTGTGACACAAGTATAGggcaatcaaggatatgtatgatagagtcaagactcgggtaaggactgTAGGACGAAACTCGTAGCACTGTGCATTTTTTATGGGGTTACACTAATGATCAAATCTTAGCCCgtttttatttgctttggtgatggatataTTGACAAGACAAATTCAAGGTGCCATGGTGTATGCTATCtacagatgatatagttttggtTGACGAGGCTCGCGTCTACATTAATGATAAGATGAAGGTTTAGAGACGAACCTTAGAGTCTAaaggttcaggttgagtaggaccaagacaaaATACTTCGAGTACAAATTCAGTGACGTAATGCATGAGGTTGACATGGAAATGAAGCTTGATACGTAGGTCATCCAAAAGAGAGGAAGTTTCAAGTATGTTGGTTCTATTATCCATGGGAATAAGGAGATTGAAGAGGATATCTCTCATCGTATTGGTCCAGGGTGAATAAATAGAGGCTCGCAAGTCCCATCTGGAGTCTTATGTGACAAGAATGTGCCATCAAAACTTAAGGGCAAGTTCTACAAAGTGGAGGTTAGACCAACTTTGTTGTATGGACGCTAGTCATGAACTCTCACATTCAGAAAAATGAAAGTTGCGGCAATGAGAATGTTGTGATCGATGTATGGGCATAGTAGGAGAGACGGAATTAGAATGAGGATATCTGGGACAAGGTGGGAGTGGTTTTGGAtgataagatgcgagaagtgaagttgagatggttcgggcatgtgaaaGAAATGCACGGATGCCTCAATggggaggtgtgagaggttggttagctatggatggtttcgggagaggtagaggtagaccgaaaaAGTATAtaagagaggtgattagacaagacATAGCGCAATttcagctcaccgaggacataaTTTAGATAAGAGAGTGTGAAGGACGAACTGGGATAGTTAGTAAGCAGGAGTGTGTTGTCTTGCTATCCGTTCTTATTAGTACTTGTATTATTGCTCATGTAATTTCTTATCTTTCGATTTCTGTTACTATCTATTGTTTCTTATACCTCGATTATTGTATTGTTCTgctgtagtttccattctgttacAATCTGTTAGTTTTGTTATTATCTGTTGTTTCTTGTATTTCCATTACTTTTATTTCGAAATTGCTTTCGATTGCTTTTTCTTGAGTCGAGGGTTTATCAAAAACATCCTTTCTACCTCTGAGGTAGGAGTAAGATTTGCATACACTCTACCTTCTcaagaccccactttgtgggactatactgggtatgttgttactGTGTTCTAAAGTTCAAATCCTAACTCTGCCTCTCGAAGGTGGCAGTGGCAACCGATAAGAGAAAGGGTGTTGTTGGTGATAGAAGAAgcgtattttattttattttattgcaaaAAGGAATAATTGAAAGCATTAAAGAATCTATAGCATGAAAATTGAAGAAGTGCTCAAGGGTACTAATGGTCATTTAAGAGCATATTTGGCATACCTTATCAGTTTCAATGGCCTTGTTAACTAACTTAAAAAGTAGGAAGATCCCTGTAACATGTGAAGCTAGAGGGATGGCTCGTATTATTTCTCAAACTAGCGAGATTCAATTTACTTTAATCACCGAGATTCTTTAAGCCTGATAAAACAATAGATAAGGTCCACATAATTCACCCAGAACATCAAAAGAAGCCCAGAGTTTTATGAATGTCCAAATAGCTCCATCAGGTGAGAATCCACATAACATATCCAGCAGTCCTAACTTATAAAGGTCCAGAGCTTTCTGTTCCCCCAGACAAAAGTAAAGTACCAAATAATATCCACTTATTCTAATCACTAACAGCTGCGAACCTACAAAACTTTAGCAATGATAAAATTCTCGTTCAAccgtttattatttttgttaagacCAATGTTTAAAAGACAAAAGATCTGCAGTGAGGCCATCCACTTGCAACGAGGCAATGGATATACCCTGAAGAATGCTAtactgatttttatttatttatatattttgttgggggggggggggggtaggtaATGCTATTACAGCTATTAATTTCTAAATTAGACTACCTTGAAAATAGAATCAAATTAAAAAAGGAACTTACCGATTAAAAAA
The Capsicum annuum cultivar UCD-10X-F1 chromosome 6, UCD10Xv1.1, whole genome shotgun sequence DNA segment above includes these coding regions:
- the LOC107873056 gene encoding lipase isoform X1; translated protein: MDGIIMLKGLIFVCLIASSTARELKAKDQGSIYNHTLATILVEYAATVYVSDLTELFTWTCPRCNDLTKGFQILDLIVDVKLCLQAYVGVAPDLNAIVIAFRGTQATSIQNWIADLFWKQLDIEYPGMENAMVHHGFYSAYHNTTLRPGVLSAVKRAKELYGHIPIMVTGHSMGGAMAAFCGLDLTVNYGSRNVSVMTFGQPRIGNAAFASYYSKWVPNTIRVTHEHDIVPHLPPYYHYFPQKTYHHFPTEVWLHNLGFGLLVYAVEKVCDNSGEDPSCSRSVTGYSIKNHLWYYGVRLGGENPGFCRIVERDLAAYGTVDVDGNVILSRDIPASVLRMNVEPNEDGRLM
- the LOC107873056 gene encoding lipase isoform X2, whose product is MDGIIMLKGLIFVCLIASSTARELKAKDQGSIYNHTLATILVEYAATVYVSDLTELFTWTCPRCNDLTKGFQILDLIVDVKLCLQAYVGVAPDLNAIVIAFRGTQATSIQNWIADLFWKQLDIEYPGMENAMVHHGFYSAYHNTTLRPGVLSAVKRAKELYGHIPIMVTGHSMGGAMAAFCGLDLTVNYGSRNVSVMTFGQPRIGNAAFASYYSKWVPNTIRVTHEHDIVPHLPPYYHYFPQKTYHHFPTEVWLHNLGFGLLVYAVEKVCDNSGEDPSCSR